A single Rhopalosiphum padi isolate XX-2018 chromosome 4, ASM2088224v1, whole genome shotgun sequence DNA region contains:
- the LOC132930687 gene encoding uncharacterized protein LOC132930687 isoform X3 encodes MNSLMVNIFFFTLHLHMLANGITEDYFGLYDTQKNPTVITTPTPLNNYSNGTLTPTQIELGQSSCRYSGNHHPNDTACYVDAFEISKLPTNECTSYIYDGITCTDDSKIVPNYSPDDLKNIKSLTNFSSKVFLFYGRLNLSIWTSENFNDSIETEAQNLKEFLDEYPVVGLILTGINYPVLTDNFYIEFQSYVACIKNKNPKIKIGLYLRASTMTYIKNETEWFDFSKLNDIMDFYLITFNYFNDCSEELYNGGTTPLHSDNPNIITLEEFGASLNVSKIAKEKVYLEFMITPTTIIFDERNYLHCEISFDQGRS; translated from the exons atgaatagtttaatggttaacatttttttttttacattacatcTACACATGTTGGCTAATGGCATAACAGAAGATTATTTtg GATTGTACGACACGCAGAAGAACCCGACAGTGATAACGACACCGACACCATTGAATAACTACAGTAACGGCACGTTAACACCTACCCAGATCG aaCTTGGTCAATCATCATGTAGATACTCAGGTAACCACCATCCCAACGATACAGCATGTTACGTTGATGCATTTGAAATAAGCAAATTACCAACGAATGAATGCACGTCTTATATCTATGACGGAATAACATGTACAGACGATTCAAAAATCGTACCTAATTATTCTCCAGatgatttaa AAAACATCAAATCACTAACTAATTTTAGctctaaagtatttttattttatggacgactaaatttaagtatttggacatctgaaaattttaatgatagCATTGAAACTGAAGCTCAAAATTTGAAAGAATTTCTTGACGAATATCCTGTAGTGGGGTTGATTTTGACTGGAATAAACTACCCTGTTTTAACT gacAACTTCTACATAGAATTTCAATCATACGTAGCatgtataaagaataaaaatccaaaaataaaaattggtttgTATTTAAGAGCTTCAACAATGacatatattaaaaacgaaacagaat GGTTCGACTTTTCAAAGCTAAATGACATTATGGATTTCTATttgattacatttaattattttaatgattgttCTGAAGAATTATATAATGGTGGAACTACTCCTTTGCACTCCGATAAtccaaatattattacctta GAAGAATTTGGTGCTTCTTTAAACGTCTCAAAAATCGCAAAGGAAAAAGTGTATTTAGAATTTATGATAACTCCTACGacaataatttttgatgaaCGGAATTATTTACATTGTGAAATATCATTTGACCag GGACGTAGCTAA
- the LOC132929533 gene encoding uncharacterized protein LOC132929533, protein MNSLTVNIFIFILHIYLLVNVITEDNIELGQSSCRYSGNHDPNNTACYVNAFEISKLPTNECTSYVYDGISCTNDSKIVPNYSPDDLTNIKLLTNFSSKVFLFYGLNVNDWFSNNFNDSIETTAQNLKEFIDEYPIAGLILTGIEYPVLTDNFYIEFQSYVTCIKNKNPKIKIGFYIKALTMIVLTNATTWFDFSKLNDTIDFYLITFHGFNDCTDKLYDSGTTPLNSDDPNIYTLEKFGASLTDSKIAREKVYLEFVITPTVNYKDRFKYRHCEVSFNQVYKCF, encoded by the exons atgaatagtttaacggttaacatttttatttttatattacatatatacctattggTCAATGTCATTACAGAAgataatattg aACTTGGTCAATCATCATGTAGATACTCAGGTAACCACGATCCCAACAATACAGCATGTTACGTTAATGCATTTGAAATAAGCAAATTACCAACGAATGAATGCACGTCTTATGTCTATGATGGAATATCATGTACAAACGATTCGAAAATCGTACCTAATTATTCTCCAGatgatttaa CAAACATCAAATTACTAACAAATTTTAGCTctaaagtgtttttattttatggacTAAATGTAAATGATTGGTTTTCCAACAATTTTAATGATAGCATTGAAACTACAGCTCAAAACTTGAAAGAATTCATAGACGAATATCCTATAGCAGGGTTAATTTTGACTGGAATAGAATACCCTGTTTTAACT gacAACTTCTACATAGAATTTCAATCATACGTCACATgcataaagaataaaaatccaaaaataaaaattggtttttatattaaagctTTAACGATGATAGTGCTTACAAATGCTACAACat GGTTCGATTTTTCAAAGCTAAATGACACTATTGATTTCTATTTGATTACATTTCATGGCTTTAATGATTGTActgataaattatatgatagcGGAACTACTCCTTTGAACTCAGATGATCCAAATATTTATACCTTA GAAAAATTTGGTGCTTCGTTAACCGATTCAAAAATTGCAAGGGAAAAGGTTTATTTAGAATTTGTAATAACTCCTACAGTAAATTATAAAGATCGTTTCAAGTATAGGCATTGTGAAGTATCATTTAATCAGGtatacaaatgtttttaa
- the LOC132930687 gene encoding uncharacterized protein LOC132930687 isoform X1, which produces MNSLMVNIFFFTLHLHMLANGITEDYFGLYDTQKNPTVITTPTPLNNYSNGTLTPTQIELGQSSCRYSGNHHPNDTACYVDAFEISKLPTNECTSYIYDGITCTDDSKIVPNYSPDDLKNIKSLTNFSSKVFLFYGRLNLSIWTSENFNDSIETEAQNLKEFLDEYPVVGLILTGINYPVLTDNFYIEFQSYVACIKNKNPKIKIGLYLRASTMTYIKNETEWFDFSKLNDIMDFYLITFNYFNDCSEELYNGGTTPLHSDNPNIITLEEFGASLNVSKIAKEKVYLEFMITPTTIIFDERNYLHCEISFDQYCKTDIKSKWCADNETTFYEKGVFARQYAAGWVGRDIDLVDRGGSCGCNGDQFISFHMILDAYNNKTMRTCDFKKG; this is translated from the exons atgaatagtttaatggttaacatttttttttttacattacatcTACACATGTTGGCTAATGGCATAACAGAAGATTATTTtg GATTGTACGACACGCAGAAGAACCCGACAGTGATAACGACACCGACACCATTGAATAACTACAGTAACGGCACGTTAACACCTACCCAGATCG aaCTTGGTCAATCATCATGTAGATACTCAGGTAACCACCATCCCAACGATACAGCATGTTACGTTGATGCATTTGAAATAAGCAAATTACCAACGAATGAATGCACGTCTTATATCTATGACGGAATAACATGTACAGACGATTCAAAAATCGTACCTAATTATTCTCCAGatgatttaa AAAACATCAAATCACTAACTAATTTTAGctctaaagtatttttattttatggacgactaaatttaagtatttggacatctgaaaattttaatgatagCATTGAAACTGAAGCTCAAAATTTGAAAGAATTTCTTGACGAATATCCTGTAGTGGGGTTGATTTTGACTGGAATAAACTACCCTGTTTTAACT gacAACTTCTACATAGAATTTCAATCATACGTAGCatgtataaagaataaaaatccaaaaataaaaattggtttgTATTTAAGAGCTTCAACAATGacatatattaaaaacgaaacagaat GGTTCGACTTTTCAAAGCTAAATGACATTATGGATTTCTATttgattacatttaattattttaatgattgttCTGAAGAATTATATAATGGTGGAACTACTCCTTTGCACTCCGATAAtccaaatattattacctta GAAGAATTTGGTGCTTCTTTAAACGTCTCAAAAATCGCAAAGGAAAAAGTGTATTTAGAATTTATGATAACTCCTACGacaataatttttgatgaaCGGAATTATTTACATTGTGAAATATCATTTGACCag taTTGCAAAACCGATATCAAAAGTAAATGGTGTGCTGACAATGAAACAACATTCtatgaaaaa ggTGTATTTGCAAGACAATATGCAGCAGGATGGGTAGGGAGGGATATAGATTTAGTCGATCGTGGTGGAAGTTGTGGATGTAACGGTGATCAGTTCATATCCTTTCATATGATATTAGATGCCTACAACAATAAAACAATGAGGACTTGCGATTTTAAAAAGggctga
- the LOC132930688 gene encoding uncharacterized protein LOC132930688 — MNSLMANIFIFILHSHILVNVITEDVIELGQSSCRYSGNHDANNAACYVDAFDISKLPTNECTSYIYDGITCTDDSKIVPAYSPDDLTNIKLLITLSSKVFLFYKINLNIWRSASVNDSIGIEAQSLKKFFDEYPVAGLIFTGPDIPDDSNNFNIVFQSYFACIKNTNPKIKIGFYLQASTMTYIKNESDWFDFSKLNDIMDFYLITFYRFNDCFDELLNGGTTPLNSDHSDINTLEIFGASLNVSKIAKEKVYLEFMITPTINYGDRLKYMHCEVSFDQYCKTDIKSKWCADNETTFYEKGVFARQYAAG; from the exons atgaatagtttaatggctaacatttttatttttatactacattCACACATATTGGTCAATGTCATTACAGAAGATGTTATtg aacTTGGTCAATCATCATGTAGATACTCAGGTAATCATGATGCCAACAATGCAGCCTGTTACGTTGATGCATTTGACATAAGCAAATTACCAACGAATGAATGCACGTCTTATATCTATGACGGAATAACATGTACAGACGATTCAAAAATCGTACCTGCTTATTCTCCAGatgatttaa CAAACAtcaaattactaattactttaagctctaaagtatttttattttataaaataaatttgaatatttggaGATCTGCCAGTGTTAATGATAGCATTGGAATCGAAGCACAAAGCTTGAAAaaattttttgatgaatatCCTGTAGCGGGGTTGATTTTTACTGGACCAGACATTCCTGATGATTCT aacaaCTTCAACATAGTATTTCAATCATATTTCGCATGTATAAAGAATACaaatccaaaaattaaaattggtttttatttacaaGCTTCAACAATGacatatattaaaaacgaaTCAGAtt GGTTCGATTTTTCAAAGCTAAATGACATTATGGATTTctatttgattacattttatcgttttaatgaTTGTTTTGATGAATTATTAAATGGTGGAACTACTCCTTTGAATTCAGATCATTCAGATATTAATACCTTA GAAATATTTGGTGCTTCTTTAAACGTCTCAAAAATCGCAAAGGAAAAAGTGTATTTAGAATTTATGATAACTCCTACAATAAATTATGGTGATCGTTTGAAGTATATGCATTGTGAAGTATCATTTGACCAG taTTGCAAAACCGATATCAAAAGTAAATGGTGTGCCGACAATGAAACAACATTCtatgaaaaa ggTGTATTTGCAAGACAATATGCAGCAGGATAG
- the LOC132930687 gene encoding uncharacterized protein LOC132930687 isoform X2 — protein sequence MTDACLTGLYDTQKNPTVITTPTPLNNYSNGTLTPTQIELGQSSCRYSGNHHPNDTACYVDAFEISKLPTNECTSYIYDGITCTDDSKIVPNYSPDDLKNIKSLTNFSSKVFLFYGRLNLSIWTSENFNDSIETEAQNLKEFLDEYPVVGLILTGINYPVLTDNFYIEFQSYVACIKNKNPKIKIGLYLRASTMTYIKNETEWFDFSKLNDIMDFYLITFNYFNDCSEELYNGGTTPLHSDNPNIITLEEFGASLNVSKIAKEKVYLEFMITPTTIIFDERNYLHCEISFDQYCKTDIKSKWCADNETTFYEKGVFARQYAAGWVGRDIDLVDRGGSCGCNGDQFISFHMILDAYNNKTMRTCDFKKG from the exons atgaccgATGCGTGTTTGACAGGATTGTACGACACGCAGAAGAACCCGACAGTGATAACGACACCGACACCATTGAATAACTACAGTAACGGCACGTTAACACCTACCCAGATCG aaCTTGGTCAATCATCATGTAGATACTCAGGTAACCACCATCCCAACGATACAGCATGTTACGTTGATGCATTTGAAATAAGCAAATTACCAACGAATGAATGCACGTCTTATATCTATGACGGAATAACATGTACAGACGATTCAAAAATCGTACCTAATTATTCTCCAGatgatttaa AAAACATCAAATCACTAACTAATTTTAGctctaaagtatttttattttatggacgactaaatttaagtatttggacatctgaaaattttaatgatagCATTGAAACTGAAGCTCAAAATTTGAAAGAATTTCTTGACGAATATCCTGTAGTGGGGTTGATTTTGACTGGAATAAACTACCCTGTTTTAACT gacAACTTCTACATAGAATTTCAATCATACGTAGCatgtataaagaataaaaatccaaaaataaaaattggtttgTATTTAAGAGCTTCAACAATGacatatattaaaaacgaaacagaat GGTTCGACTTTTCAAAGCTAAATGACATTATGGATTTCTATttgattacatttaattattttaatgattgttCTGAAGAATTATATAATGGTGGAACTACTCCTTTGCACTCCGATAAtccaaatattattacctta GAAGAATTTGGTGCTTCTTTAAACGTCTCAAAAATCGCAAAGGAAAAAGTGTATTTAGAATTTATGATAACTCCTACGacaataatttttgatgaaCGGAATTATTTACATTGTGAAATATCATTTGACCag taTTGCAAAACCGATATCAAAAGTAAATGGTGTGCTGACAATGAAACAACATTCtatgaaaaa ggTGTATTTGCAAGACAATATGCAGCAGGATGGGTAGGGAGGGATATAGATTTAGTCGATCGTGGTGGAAGTTGTGGATGTAACGGTGATCAGTTCATATCCTTTCATATGATATTAGATGCCTACAACAATAAAACAATGAGGACTTGCGATTTTAAAAAGggctga